One Marinobacter sp. es.048 genomic window, GACACCCAGGAAAAGCAGTTTCGTCGCCTCAAGGCCCACGTGGTCCGAAAGTCAGACAATGGATTGGGTGTCGACTTTGAAGGGATTGAGAACGACAGTTTCACCATCTCTTCATTGGTTCACTGGCTGAAAAACCATCATATGCCCGTCAACTATTTCCCGGCTCGCCGGCAGCAAGCCTATTAAATTGGTCAGGGAGATCTTTCATGGAACGACTCAAGGGTAAGGTTGCTGTCATAACGGGTGGCTCCGTAGGCATCGGAGCTGCAACCGCAACCCGTATGGCGGAAGAGGGCGCTGCCGTCGCCATACTGGATGTTCAGGACTCCGCAGGTAAAACTCTCGCAAAAGAGCTCGCAGACCTTGGGCTCAAGGCCGATTATTGGCACTGTGATGTAAGTAAGGAGCAAGAGGTAAAACGGGTACTGGACGACGTTGCCAAAACCTTCGGAAACGTGACAGTACTGGTCAACAACGCCGGTATCGCGGGTGCCAACAAGCCCACCCATGAGCTGACCGAGAAAGAGTGGGATCACGTGCAGACTGTGAACGTGAAAGGTGTGTTTTTCTGCACCAAGCATGCCATTCCCCACATGAAAAAGGCGGGGGTTGGCAGCATTATCAACCTGTCGTCGATCTACGGCCTGGTGAGCGCGCCTGATATCCCGCCATATCACGCGTCCAAAGGCGCCGTGCGACTGATGTCCAAAACCGACGCTCTTTTTTATGCCACTGAAAACATTCGCTGCAACTCCATCCATCCCGGATTTATCTGGACCCCGTTGGTTGAGGCTCACCTTAAAACCACCGGGCAAGACCCTGAAGAAGCCAGAAAAGCAACGGCGGCGATGCATCCGGTGGGTCACATGGGCGAACCGGACGATATTGCCTGGGGTGCCGTCTATCTTGCCTCGGACGAGTCCAAGTTTGTGACTGGCAGTGAACTGGTGATTGATGGCGGTTATACCGCTCGCTGATATCCCGACCAACCTGAGCGGAGCTCGAATTTGACGCTGGCAGCCTATACCCCGCGGTTCATGCCGGAATCCCTGAACGGACTGTTTCAGCTGGCATTGGACCTGCGATGGACGTGGCACCATGGCACCGATGATCTTTGGCGTGCCCTTGATGCAGAAATCTGGGACACCACCCGCAACGCCTGGCTGGTGTTGAACAGTGTATCTGGCGACAGGCTGGAAGAGCTTGCCACAGATCCTGAATTCCAGCAGCGCTACCGTAATCAGATGTCGGCCCATGGTGAGTTTATCCGGGCCGACACCTGGTATTCCTCGGAGTGTCCGGGAAACATGGCCGAAGGCATTGCCTATTTCTGCATGGAATACGGACTGAGCGAATCTCTCCCGCTATACAGCGGTGGACTCGGCGTACTGGCCGGGGATTTCCTCAAGGCGTCGAGTGATCTGGGTGTCCCCGTGATGGCCGTAGGCCTGCTTTACCAGCAGGGCTATTTCCGTCAGGCCATCAGTACCGATGGCAAACAGCTGGAATTCTACCCTTATAACGACCCGACGATGCTACCGGTTTCTCCCCTGAGGGACGAAGAAGGCCAGTGGGTGAGGGTGGTTGTACCTTTCCCCGGGCGACACGTGCGCCTTCGCGCCTGGAAAGCACAGGTGGGCCGTTGCGAATTGCTACTGCTTGATAGCAACGACCCGCGCAATGAACCCGGCGACCGGGGGATCACCAGTGAGCTTTACACCGGCGATCCGGAAAAGCGCCTGCAACAGGAAATGGTGCTGGGAATTGGGGGCTGGCGTCTGCTTGAACAGTTGGGCCGAAAACCCGCTCTCTGCCATCTCAATGAGGGGCATTGCGCGCTCGCACTGATTGAGCGTGCTTTCAGCTGGCAGGACCAATACGACAGCGATTTTCAGGTTGCCCGTACCGCAACGAGAGCAACCAATCTCTTTACCACGCACACCTCGGTGGCCTCCGGCTTTGACCATTTTTCCCGATCCCTACTGCGCTTGTATCTGGCGCCATGGCTTGATGGACGCGACCTGGATGTCGACCAGTTGATGGCCTTGGGAACTGAAAGCACCGAAACAGGTGATGAAACAGGATCCCCAAAGCTCAACATGGCCCTGCTCGCGCTGAACATGAGCGGACGTTTTAATGGCGTCAGCCGTATCCACCAAAAGGTTACCCAGACCATTTTTCAGCCCTTCTTTCCCCGCTGGCCCGCCGAGGATATCCCCGCAGACTATGTGACCAATGGTATCCACACGCCCAGCTGGGATTCACCGGAATCTGACGCTATCTGGACCCAGGCCTGCGGCAAGGACCGCTGGCGCAGGCCACTTCAGAAATCCTGCCCCATGACGGAAATCACCGATGAGGCCTTATGGGAAATGAGGCGCCTGCAGCGAACCCGACTGATCAGTTATCTGCGCCGACGGCTCTCAAGCCAGCACTGTGAGCAAAACCCGGGCTTTGACCATTCTGCCGCCTGTGGGCTGCTACTGGATCATGAAACCCTGACTCTGGGCTTTGCCCGGCGCTTTACCGAATACAAACGACCAGACCTGCTACTCAAGGACCAGGATCGACTGCTCAAGCTCCTGGCAAGCCGTGACCGCCCTCTGCAAATTGTCCTTGCCGGCAAGGCTCATCCCTATGATCTGCCCGGAAAGGACATCATCCGTCAGTGGAAAGCCTTTTCCCGCCGACCGGATGTAGAAGGCAAGGTCGTGTTCATTGAAGATTATGATCTGGGTGTGGCCAACCAGTTGATCCAGGGTGTAGACGTCTGGCTGAACTGCCCGAGACATCCATGGGAAGCCTGTGGCACAAGTGGCATGAAGGTGCTGGTGAATGGAGGTTTGAACCTGTCCCAATACGACGGCTGGTGGGCGGAGGCCTGGAACCAGGATGTGGGCTGGGCCATTCGCCCCGGCGCAACCTTTGATGAACTGAGCTGCTCAAACAACCATGACCACGACCTTTCTGACATGAATGAGCTGTTTGATCTTCTGGAAAATGAGGTGATCCCGGGCTTCTACGACGTAGATAACGACGGTATCCCCCGCAAATGGCTGAGACGGATACGTGCCAGCATGGACCAGCTGACGGCGGCGTACTCTGCCAATCGAATGGTGCGTGAGTACGTGGAACAGTTCTACCTGCCCATGGCTGATAAAGGCGGCAAACGCACGCGGGAAACCTCGAAGGAACTGTTGGACGAATACAACACAATAACGCGGCATTGGCCGCGACTGAGATTTAACAGCTTCAATACCACCGAATCATCAGAAGGCCAAACCTGCACGGTGGAAGTCTATCTGGATGGAATCGACGAACAGCGGATTACGGTGGAGCTGGTGGCGGAAAAATCAGCGTATGGGCCGAGAACCGTAGCAGCCATGGAAATGAGGCACCCGCTCAGTGGTTCTGCCCACACCTATCTATACGAATGCACGGTGCCTTCAAGACCGGAAGGGCACTATACCCCTCGGCTTCGCGTGTGTGATGATCGGCTGAACCTGCCACTGGAGAATCCCGCCATACTCTGGCTCAAGTAATCCTCAGCTTCGCCAGAACGCCGGCGAAAGAACGATCACGACGCTCAGGATTTCCAGACGCCCCATCAACATACCCACCGAAAGTACCCATTTTGCGGCATCAGGCAGGGGCCCGAAGTTCCCTGCAGGGCCGATGATGTCACCCAGACCTGGGCCGACGTTGGTCAGCGAGGTGAGGGCGCCTGAAAGCGCTGTCACGAAATCCAGCTGCATCGCAGCCAGCGCAACGGTGATCAGCAACAGGCAAAGCAGAAAAATAAACGTGTAGGCGATCATCGAGGAGATAATCTCATCACTCACGGCCCGGCCATTGTAATTTCGGGTGAACACGGCGCGGGGGTGCAGCAAACGCATCAACTGCTCGCGCAGAACAATCAACGACAGCTGGAACCGGAAAATCTTCATACCACCAGCGGTAGATCCGGAACACCCGCCCACAAACATCAGAAAGAAGAACAGTACAAACGCCAGCGGCCCCCACGCCGAATAGTCCTCGGAAGCATAACCGGTGGTGGTTACCACGGACGTCACGTTAAACAGAGTGGCTGCGTAGTTGTGAACGGGATCAAACGGAACGGGAGAAACCATCCAGCGGTAGAGCGTCAGTAAAAGAGGCACGAAAAACAGGATCGCCAGGAACAGACGGACCTGCTGGTCCCGGAGCAGAACACCGTGCTGGCCGTGAAGCTCCCGGACAAACAGGAAGAACGGCAGGCTGCCGATGATCATGAAAAAGGTGGCTTCCATGAGGATCAGATCATTGAACTTGCCCATGGACAGATCCGAGGTGGAAAAGCCACCGGTGGCGATGCTGGTAAGGCCATGGTTAAAGGCATCGAACAGGGTCATGCCGGACAGCCAATAGGTCGTCACAGCAATGATCGAAAACCCGACATAAACCAGCAAAAGACCCCGGCTGAGGGTTTTCATCCTTGGCAGGGCCTTGTCTGTCCATTCTGACGACTCTGTGGCGAACAGCCGCATGCCGCCCACTCGGAGAAAAGGCAGCACAGCAACGAACATACCGATAATCCCGATACCTCCAATCCATTGCAGGATTGAGCGCCAGATCAACAGATCGTGGTCCATATCATCCAGGCCACTCAACACGGTCGCACCGGTCGTTGTAATTCCTGAAGTACCCTCAAAGAATGCATCCGCTGCAGAAATGCCGAGGTCACTCAGGTAGAACGGCAGAGCGGAAAACAACGCGATAATGAACCAGGACGATACCGTGAGGACAAACATGAACCGGGGCTTCAAATCCCGCGGCTTGCGATAGGTAGCGGCCATGCCCAGGATGCCAAGACCGCAGGCAATAGCGGCTGATTCCGCAAACGCCATGGCATTCGGCGTTTCGGAGCCCGCAAGTAGAATGACAGGCAAAGTCATGAAAATGCTCAGAAGCACAAACATGACGCTGACAATGAAAATGACGGGGTAGAGATTTCTCAATGGATGCTCGAGCCAGCTGATACCGGGAGACGGCGTCAGAATACCTGTGGGTTCCGGCTTCCGCAAGGTAACACCGCGCGGATGCTAAAATTACCGGCGAATTAAATCGGTGTAAATAACGCGTAAATGCGGATCTTTCTGATGGTAAAACGCGTGAGCCTGATGCAAGTTCAGTGTTGTACACCGAATGATTCGGTTAAGGAGATATCAAGATGAAACACGTACGTTCAATTGCCGTTGTTTTCGCCACAGGCCTGGCTGCTGCCGGTACCGCGTCTGCTCAGGACATGTACAAATCTGGCGTTGGGGGGCTTTATACGGGCCTGAACTACACCTTTATGAACCTTGAAAGCGGTAATGCGGACGCCGATGTAGGCACTCTGTCTGCCAAGGTAGGCGTGATGGCGACGCCATACCTGGGCATCGAAGCCCGGGGCGGTTTCGGGGTAGATGATGAGCGTATCGGCGGAGTCGATTACTCCCTAGACAACTTCTTTGGTGGTTACGCCACGTTCAATCTGGCCAACGAATCGCCGATTACGCCCTACGCCATTCTCGGCTTTACCCGGGTTGAAATCGAAGCCTCTTCTTTCCTGGGCACAGCGACCGAGGATGAAACGGACGTGTCCTATGGCATCGGCATGAATATGGAATTTGCGCCGAACCTGTCCGGCAACCTCGAATACATGCGTTACTATGAAGACAGCGATGCCGAAATCGATGGTCTGGGTGTCGGCATTCAGTTCAACTTCTGAAACCGGATCACCGGGGAGACTGCTTGAATCACCTGGCTCATGTATTTCTCGCGCCGGACTCGCCCGAAGCCCGGGTGGGTAGTATCCTCGGTGACTTTACCCGGGGTGTCGATCTCTCGACACTCCCGGCTACGGTGAAGCAGGGCGTTCGCCATCACCGGGCGGTCGACAGCTTTACCGACCAGCATCCCGATGTACTTGCCAGCAAGCAGGTGTTCTCCCCTCAGCGACGGCGATTTGCCGGCGTCGCACTCGACATCCTTTATGATCACTTTTTGCTCAAACACTGGGATCGGTTTAGTGCTATTGATCAGGATGCTTTTATCCTCCGTATTTACAGCGAGTTGAAAAAAAACGAACACCTGATGCCAGACCCAATGGCCCGGGTTACACGCCGGATGGTCTGGAACGACTGGTTCGGAGCCTATCAGGATCTTGAGAATATAGGCTACGCGCTGGACCGTGTTGCGGGGCGTATACGCTTCAGAAACGACTTCACGGGCATGATCACAGAAATTCGCGCAAACCAGGACGAACTGGAGAAGAAATTTTTGTCTTTTTTTCCAGAATTACAGGAATTTGCAGGAGGTATTGAATGAGGTTTGTTAGCAGGGTGTTTTTGGCTGCCGCATTGGCTTTCCCATCGACGATGGCTGTTTCAGCGGAGTCCGATGCCAACAATGACCAGCGCCCACCGGAAACCCTTGGATACGTTGAATGGGTGGTCATGCAGGATACCAGCCTTCGTCTCAAGGCTCGGCTGGATACCGGCGCTAAAACCTCATCGCTGCATGCCGTAAATATCGAACCTTTTGAAAGGGATGGAGCAGAATGGGTAAATTTTCAGATCCCTCTCGGGGATCACCAAGACCAGCCGACAGAGGGCGAGCTTGAGCATGAAGACATCATCCTTGAGCTGGAAAGGCCCGTCGAGCGAACCGTTCTGATCAAACGAAAAGGTGCGCCATCCCAAAAGCGCTATGTGGTACTGATGGATTTCTGTATCGCCGGAACTACCCATACCACCCAGTTTTCACTGACAGACCGTGGCAAATTCTCTTATCCGGCGCTGCTCG contains:
- a CDS encoding ATP-dependent zinc protease, with the protein product MRFVSRVFLAAALAFPSTMAVSAESDANNDQRPPETLGYVEWVVMQDTSLRLKARLDTGAKTSSLHAVNIEPFERDGAEWVNFQIPLGDHQDQPTEGELEHEDIILELERPVERTVLIKRKGAPSQKRYVVLMDFCIAGTTHTTQFSLTDRGKFSYPALLGRRFMRDDNILIDSADSFLAEKECDYMTLEELVDKHEAQVREQAGAE
- a CDS encoding PilZ domain-containing protein; the protein is MEHRLSKRVAGKLGLLVYKRGMPVATGQIRDASKRGLFIATDYTDVQLNQTVELEFRFPDTQEKQFRRLKAHVVRKSDNGLGVDFEGIENDSFTISSLVHWLKNHHMPVNYFPARRQQAY
- the glgP gene encoding alpha-glucan family phosphorylase codes for the protein MTLAAYTPRFMPESLNGLFQLALDLRWTWHHGTDDLWRALDAEIWDTTRNAWLVLNSVSGDRLEELATDPEFQQRYRNQMSAHGEFIRADTWYSSECPGNMAEGIAYFCMEYGLSESLPLYSGGLGVLAGDFLKASSDLGVPVMAVGLLYQQGYFRQAISTDGKQLEFYPYNDPTMLPVSPLRDEEGQWVRVVVPFPGRHVRLRAWKAQVGRCELLLLDSNDPRNEPGDRGITSELYTGDPEKRLQQEMVLGIGGWRLLEQLGRKPALCHLNEGHCALALIERAFSWQDQYDSDFQVARTATRATNLFTTHTSVASGFDHFSRSLLRLYLAPWLDGRDLDVDQLMALGTESTETGDETGSPKLNMALLALNMSGRFNGVSRIHQKVTQTIFQPFFPRWPAEDIPADYVTNGIHTPSWDSPESDAIWTQACGKDRWRRPLQKSCPMTEITDEALWEMRRLQRTRLISYLRRRLSSQHCEQNPGFDHSAACGLLLDHETLTLGFARRFTEYKRPDLLLKDQDRLLKLLASRDRPLQIVLAGKAHPYDLPGKDIIRQWKAFSRRPDVEGKVVFIEDYDLGVANQLIQGVDVWLNCPRHPWEACGTSGMKVLVNGGLNLSQYDGWWAEAWNQDVGWAIRPGATFDELSCSNNHDHDLSDMNELFDLLENEVIPGFYDVDNDGIPRKWLRRIRASMDQLTAAYSANRMVREYVEQFYLPMADKGGKRTRETSKELLDEYNTITRHWPRLRFNSFNTTESSEGQTCTVEVYLDGIDEQRITVELVAEKSAYGPRTVAAMEMRHPLSGSAHTYLYECTVPSRPEGHYTPRLRVCDDRLNLPLENPAILWLK
- a CDS encoding SDR family NAD(P)-dependent oxidoreductase yields the protein MERLKGKVAVITGGSVGIGAATATRMAEEGAAVAILDVQDSAGKTLAKELADLGLKADYWHCDVSKEQEVKRVLDDVAKTFGNVTVLVNNAGIAGANKPTHELTEKEWDHVQTVNVKGVFFCTKHAIPHMKKAGVGSIINLSSIYGLVSAPDIPPYHASKGAVRLMSKTDALFYATENIRCNSIHPGFIWTPLVEAHLKTTGQDPEEARKATAAMHPVGHMGEPDDIAWGAVYLASDESKFVTGSELVIDGGYTAR
- a CDS encoding ACP phosphodiesterase is translated as MNHLAHVFLAPDSPEARVGSILGDFTRGVDLSTLPATVKQGVRHHRAVDSFTDQHPDVLASKQVFSPQRRRFAGVALDILYDHFLLKHWDRFSAIDQDAFILRIYSELKKNEHLMPDPMARVTRRMVWNDWFGAYQDLENIGYALDRVAGRIRFRNDFTGMITEIRANQDELEKKFLSFFPELQEFAGGIE
- a CDS encoding TrkH family potassium uptake protein; the encoded protein is MFVLLSIFMTLPVILLAGSETPNAMAFAESAAIACGLGILGMAATYRKPRDLKPRFMFVLTVSSWFIIALFSALPFYLSDLGISAADAFFEGTSGITTTGATVLSGLDDMDHDLLIWRSILQWIGGIGIIGMFVAVLPFLRVGGMRLFATESSEWTDKALPRMKTLSRGLLLVYVGFSIIAVTTYWLSGMTLFDAFNHGLTSIATGGFSTSDLSMGKFNDLILMEATFFMIIGSLPFFLFVRELHGQHGVLLRDQQVRLFLAILFFVPLLLTLYRWMVSPVPFDPVHNYAATLFNVTSVVTTTGYASEDYSAWGPLAFVLFFFLMFVGGCSGSTAGGMKIFRFQLSLIVLREQLMRLLHPRAVFTRNYNGRAVSDEIISSMIAYTFIFLLCLLLITVALAAMQLDFVTALSGALTSLTNVGPGLGDIIGPAGNFGPLPDAAKWVLSVGMLMGRLEILSVVIVLSPAFWRS
- a CDS encoding porin family protein, whose amino-acid sequence is MKHVRSIAVVFATGLAAAGTASAQDMYKSGVGGLYTGLNYTFMNLESGNADADVGTLSAKVGVMATPYLGIEARGGFGVDDERIGGVDYSLDNFFGGYATFNLANESPITPYAILGFTRVEIEASSFLGTATEDETDVSYGIGMNMEFAPNLSGNLEYMRYYEDSDAEIDGLGVGIQFNF